Proteins encoded in a region of the Musa acuminata AAA Group cultivar baxijiao unplaced genomic scaffold, Cavendish_Baxijiao_AAA HiC_scaffold_1057, whole genome shotgun sequence genome:
- the LOC135665991 gene encoding sodium/hydrogen exchanger 3-like → MATSTLLSLPASDVPTTAATASVVVSITVFVALLCACLVIGHLLEGSRWANESIASLLLGLCAGLVMLLVTKWKRSRILTFDEELFFIYLLPPIIFNAGFQVKKKQFFRNFSTILLFGVLGTLISFCIISTGKKCCFLECQQT, encoded by the exons ATGGCCACCTCGACCCTGCTCTCCCTCCCCGCCTCCGACGTCCCGACGACCGCGGCCACCGCCTCGGTCGTGGTCTCCATCACCGTCTTCGTCGCCCTCCTCTGCGCCTGTCTCGTCATCGGTCACCTCCTCGAGGGCAGTCGCTGGGCCAACGAGTCCATCGCCTCCCTCCTCCTG GGTTTGTGTGCTGGTCTTGTGATGCTGTTGGTTACCAAATGGAAGAGGTCCCGCATCCTCACGTTTGATGAGGAACTGTTCTTCATATATCTGTTGCCTCCCATCATCTTCAACGCCGG TTTTCAGGTCAAGAAAAAACAATTTTTTCGAAATTTCTCAACAATTCTACTGTTTGGTGTACTAGGAACACTAATATCCTTTTGCATCATCTCCACAGGTAAGAAGTGTTGTTTCTTAGAATGTCAACAAACTTAA